A genomic window from Glycine soja cultivar W05 chromosome 10, ASM419377v2, whole genome shotgun sequence includes:
- the LOC114369286 gene encoding ethylene-responsive transcription factor ERF010-like — protein MEGEGGSATRKRGKDGETETTTRYKGIRMRKWGKWVAEIREPNKRSRIWLGSYSTPVAAARAYDTAVFYLRGPSARLNFPELLAAEGPAASDAVMSAASIRKKATEVGARVDALHRQDPHAPPAGEFADRVDLNKIPEPENSDCDYWGGD, from the coding sequence ATGGAAGGAGAAGGAGGAAGCGCAACCAGAAAGAGAGGGAAAGATGGTGAGACTGAGACGACGACACGTTACAAAGGAATCAGAATGAGAAAGTGGGGCAAGTGGGTCGCTGAGATTCGAGAACCCAACAAGCGTTCCAGGATTTGGCTCGGTTCTTACTCCACGCCCGTCGCGGCGGCGCGTGCTTATGACACCGCCGTTTTCTATCTCCGGGGGCCCTCCGCGCGCCTCAACTTCCCGGAGCTTCTCGCCGCGGAGGGCCCCGCCGCCTCCGACGCCGTCATGTCCGCGGCCTCCATCCGGAAGAAGGCCACCGAGGTTGGCGCCCGAGTCGACGCACTTCACCGCCAGGACCCCCACGCGCCGCCTGCCGGAGAATTCGCCGACCGAGTCGACCTTAATAAGATACCCGAACCCGAGAATTCCGATTGTGACTACTGGGGCGGGGATTAG